One stretch of Lysobacterales bacterium DNA includes these proteins:
- a CDS encoding peptidylprolyl isomerase, with product MKRLLLATALVFSAVGPITLRAQALPSERLDRIVAIVDEDVILQSELDRATDSILKQYRSRGGELPPEDVVRKQVLERLITQRLQIARADATGIVIADTEVDTAVQRIAAQNGIDAAQLRQSLLRDGFSFEEFRTTLREELLVQRLRARFVQSRVAVTDTEVDIFLSSDAAKAGEVRLSHLLIGLPESPTAAQVEAARVKAAKVRAEIEAGLSFADAAIRYSEGQQALEGGDLGWRSYDQIPTAFTDIVAAMTKGEVSQPLRGPNGFHMLHLADTRATAKVMVTEYKARHLVIKPSELLSEDKARERIDALRKRIVEGADFAELAKQYSDDKTTGNLGGDLGWFQVGDYGSAVANHMGTLKDGELSQPFRTDLGWHILERIGKHEVDRTVETRRAKARETLVDRKAEEEYDNFLRQMRSEAYVENRLAG from the coding sequence ATGAAACGACTGCTTCTCGCCACCGCCCTGGTGTTCTCCGCTGTTGGCCCGATCACCCTGCGTGCTCAAGCCCTTCCCAGTGAACGCCTCGACCGCATCGTCGCCATCGTCGATGAAGACGTGATCTTGCAAAGCGAGTTGGATCGCGCCACCGATAGCATCCTCAAGCAGTACCGCAGCCGCGGCGGCGAACTGCCGCCCGAGGACGTGGTGCGCAAGCAGGTGCTGGAGCGGCTGATCACGCAACGTCTGCAGATCGCGCGCGCCGATGCCACCGGCATCGTCATCGCCGACACCGAAGTGGATACCGCGGTGCAACGCATCGCTGCCCAGAACGGCATCGATGCGGCGCAGCTGCGTCAGTCGTTGCTGCGCGACGGCTTCAGTTTCGAGGAATTCCGCACCACCTTGCGCGAGGAATTGCTGGTGCAGCGGCTGCGCGCGCGCTTCGTGCAGTCGCGCGTCGCGGTGACCGACACCGAGGTCGACATCTTCCTGTCCAGCGATGCGGCCAAGGCCGGCGAGGTGCGCCTGTCGCACCTGCTGATCGGTTTGCCGGAGTCGCCTACCGCCGCGCAGGTCGAGGCGGCACGGGTCAAGGCGGCCAAGGTGCGTGCCGAGATCGAAGCCGGGCTCTCGTTCGCCGACGCCGCGATCCGCTATTCCGAGGGCCAGCAGGCGCTCGAGGGTGGCGACCTCGGCTGGCGCAGCTACGACCAGATTCCGACCGCGTTCACCGACATCGTCGCGGCCATGACCAAGGGCGAAGTATCGCAACCGCTGCGCGGCCCGAACGGCTTCCACATGCTGCACCTGGCCGATACGCGCGCCACCGCCAAGGTGATGGTGACGGAGTACAAGGCTCGCCATCTGGTGATCAAGCCGAGCGAATTGCTGAGCGAGGACAAGGCACGCGAACGCATTGATGCGCTGCGCAAGCGCATCGTCGAGGGCGCCGACTTCGCCGAGCTGGCCAAGCAGTATTCCGACGACAAGACCACCGGAAACCTCGGCGGTGATCTCGGCTGGTTCCAGGTCGGCGACTACGGCAGTGCCGTCGCGAACCACATGGGCACGCTCAAGGACGGCGAGCTGTCGCAACCCTTCCGCACCGATCTCGGCTGGCACATCCTCGAGCGCATCGGCAAACATGAGGTCGACCGCACCGTCGAAACGCGCCGGGCCAAGGCGCGCGAGACCCTGGTCGATCGCAAGGCCGAGGAGGAGTACGACAACTTCCTGCGCCAGATGCGTTCCGAGGCTTACGTCGAAAACCGCCTGGCGGGCTGA
- the lptD gene encoding LPS assembly protein LptD has product MRRVVLIVPLMLVTAPLATAADCPLATPCPSCVAPLFVAADAAAFTPAQRALADTEVGAASVRVLGEDQYRLEGDVVVNRADQWLWSERFDYHAGEGVMRSPGPMRFQSEGLLARAETATWREEGASDLTGMQFQLRDGRGNGRADQATLAADGKTRLDTAAFTSCDPEHPAWQLRAGRIDLDQETGVGRARQVTLRLGDVPVMYLPYARFPIDDRRQSGLLLPSLGNSNDAGYDLIVPYYLNLAPNYDATLLPRFIRDRGAMLGGEFRYLGATQRGELQASWLGSDQRNGETRSAFDWTHQGSIGTHWFLDASLHDVSDQRYFEDFGNSLTAVATSLLPSHAYLRGRGAWWNASFGGDRQQVTDPRLTPEVEPYRRLPRGQFEMRSPNLRGPQFALASEWVRFHKEDALGGDRLDLYPQVAWPLESAAWFVRPQLGYRYTSYALDRDQERAPTRGVAIASLDAGLFFERPLQFGDGGWLQTLEPRLYALRVPYEDQSDLPLFDTQDLTFSFASLFRDNRFTGADRQGDAQQATLALTSRVIDGSGRDRLRLSLGQVHYFESPRVLLPNQTFEERSGSDWAAEVEWIAGDHLSFAVGGQWDDHERNTELGYASANWRYSDRGLLRLAHRYRRGQLEQVDVAGLIPLNERWRLITRWNQSLRDDQLLEAFGGVEYDSCCFAVRLLARRYVRNFEGELNTGLMLELELKGLGSLGRRTEDFLSRAMLGLR; this is encoded by the coding sequence ATGCGCCGCGTCGTTCTCATAGTTCCGCTGATGCTCGTTACCGCGCCGCTGGCCACCGCCGCCGATTGCCCGCTGGCGACGCCATGCCCGTCTTGCGTAGCGCCGCTGTTCGTCGCCGCCGACGCGGCCGCGTTCACGCCGGCGCAGCGCGCGCTGGCCGATACCGAGGTCGGGGCGGCGAGCGTGCGCGTGCTCGGCGAAGATCAATATCGGCTGGAGGGCGACGTGGTGGTGAACCGCGCCGACCAATGGCTGTGGAGCGAACGCTTCGACTACCACGCGGGTGAGGGCGTGATGCGGAGCCCGGGACCGATGCGCTTCCAGAGCGAGGGCCTGCTGGCGCGCGCGGAAACCGCGACCTGGCGCGAAGAGGGCGCCAGCGACTTGACCGGCATGCAGTTCCAGCTGCGCGATGGGCGTGGTAATGGTCGCGCCGACCAGGCCACGCTGGCGGCCGATGGCAAGACCCGACTCGACACCGCCGCCTTCACCAGTTGCGACCCCGAGCATCCGGCTTGGCAACTGCGCGCCGGGCGCATCGACCTCGACCAGGAGACCGGCGTGGGGCGCGCGCGCCAGGTCACGCTGCGTCTTGGTGATGTGCCGGTGATGTACCTGCCTTACGCGCGCTTTCCGATCGACGACCGCCGCCAGAGCGGCTTGCTGCTGCCTTCTCTCGGCAACTCGAACGACGCCGGTTACGACCTGATCGTGCCCTATTACCTGAACCTGGCGCCGAACTACGACGCCACCCTTTTGCCGCGTTTCATCCGCGACCGCGGTGCGATGCTGGGCGGCGAGTTCCGCTATCTGGGCGCGACCCAGCGCGGTGAGCTGCAGGCTTCGTGGCTGGGCAGCGATCAGCGCAACGGCGAAACCCGCAGCGCCTTCGACTGGACGCACCAGGGCAGCATCGGCACGCACTGGTTCCTCGATGCCAGCCTGCACGACGTTTCCGACCAGCGCTACTTCGAGGACTTCGGTAACTCGCTGACTGCGGTCGCCACCAGCCTGCTGCCCTCGCACGCCTACCTGCGCGGTCGTGGCGCGTGGTGGAACGCGAGCTTCGGTGGCGATCGCCAGCAGGTCACCGACCCGCGCCTGACGCCCGAGGTCGAACCCTATCGGCGCCTGCCGCGCGGACAGTTCGAGATGCGCAGCCCCAACCTGCGTGGCCCGCAGTTCGCGCTGGCCTCGGAATGGGTGCGCTTCCACAAGGAGGACGCGCTCGGTGGCGACCGTCTTGATCTCTACCCGCAGGTCGCCTGGCCGCTGGAATCCGCCGCCTGGTTCGTGCGCCCGCAGCTCGGCTATCGCTACACCAGCTACGCGCTTGACCGCGACCAGGAACGTGCGCCGACGCGCGGCGTGGCCATTGCCAGCCTCGATGCCGGGCTGTTCTTCGAGCGCCCCTTGCAGTTTGGCGACGGCGGCTGGTTGCAGACGCTGGAGCCGCGACTGTATGCGCTGCGCGTGCCCTATGAGGACCAGTCCGATCTGCCGCTGTTCGATACCCAGGACCTGACCTTCAGTTTCGCCTCGCTGTTTCGCGACAACCGCTTCACCGGCGCCGATCGTCAGGGCGACGCGCAGCAGGCGACGCTGGCGCTGACCTCGCGCGTCATCGATGGCTCCGGCCGTGACCGCCTGCGCCTGAGCCTCGGCCAGGTGCACTACTTCGAGTCGCCGCGCGTGCTGCTGCCGAACCAGACGTTCGAAGAACGCAGCGGTTCGGACTGGGCTGCGGAGGTCGAGTGGATCGCCGGCGATCACCTGAGCTTCGCCGTCGGCGGACAGTGGGATGACCACGAGCGCAACACCGAGCTCGGCTACGCCAGCGCGAACTGGCGCTACAGCGATCGCGGCCTGCTGCGTCTCGCGCATCGCTATCGGCGTGGCCAACTGGAGCAGGTCGATGTCGCCGGCCTGATCCCGTTGAACGAGCGCTGGCGCCTGATCACGCGCTGGAACCAGAGCCTGCGCGACGATCAGCTGCTCGAGGCCTTCGGTGGCGTCGAATACGATTCCTGCTGCTTCGCGGTGCGCTTGCTGGCGCGGCGCTACGTGCGCAATTTCGAGGGCGAATTGAACACCGGACTGATGCTGGAACTGGAGCTCAAGGGGCTCGGTTCACTGGGCAGGCGGACCGAGGATTTCCTGTCGCGTGCTATGCTCGGGCTTCGTTAA
- the msrB gene encoding peptide-methionine (R)-S-oxide reductase MsrB, which produces MNDPGQTPQSDAEWRARLDPQQYAVCRCSATEAPFSGKYWDHHENGVYHCIGCGAALFDAAAKFDSGSGWPSYFQPMSNAALTTIEDDSHGMRRVEVRCASCDSHLGHVFPDGPRPTGLRYCINSAALDFKPRGG; this is translated from the coding sequence ATGAACGACCCCGGCCAGACACCCCAATCCGACGCGGAATGGCGCGCCCGCCTCGATCCTCAACAATATGCCGTGTGCCGCTGCTCGGCCACCGAAGCGCCGTTCAGTGGCAAGTACTGGGACCACCATGAAAATGGCGTCTACCACTGCATTGGCTGCGGCGCGGCGCTGTTCGATGCCGCGGCCAAGTTCGACTCCGGCAGCGGCTGGCCGAGCTACTTCCAGCCGATGTCGAACGCGGCGCTGACCACGATCGAGGACGACAGCCACGGCATGCGCCGCGTTGAAGTGCGCTGCGCGAGTTGCGACTCCCACCTCGGCCACGTGTTCCCGGATGGCCCGCGCCCGACCGGGCTGCGCTACTGCATCAACTCCGCCGCCCTCGACTTCAAACCGCGTGGAGGCTGA
- a CDS encoding DUF433 domain-containing protein, with product MVSLSGVTHRHPDILGGTPVFVGTRVPVRSLFDYLEGGDTLEEFLHQFPSVKREQAIAVLNAAFERVAADAVAA from the coding sequence ATGGTTTCACTCTCCGGCGTCACCCATCGTCACCCGGACATTCTTGGCGGCACCCCGGTGTTTGTCGGTACCCGCGTCCCAGTGCGCTCGCTTTTCGATTACCTCGAAGGAGGCGATACGCTGGAAGAGTTCCTGCATCAGTTTCCATCGGTCAAACGCGAACAGGCCATTGCGGTGCTGAATGCCGCTTTCGAGAGGGTCGCTGCGGATGCGGTTGCTGCTTGA
- a CDS encoding DUF5615 family PIN-like protein, producing MLLDENFPVDFAKLLVGHDVLTVHGLGWSGARNGELLRRAHTACEVFVTLDRNLEFQQHIKVLPFGVVVVRSVSNRMAHLVPHIGSILEAVSRVAPGTVEKAGA from the coding sequence TTGCTGCTTGACGAGAACTTCCCAGTCGACTTCGCAAAGCTTCTGGTCGGCCATGACGTCTTGACGGTTCACGGCCTGGGCTGGTCTGGAGCAAGAAACGGCGAACTGCTTCGTCGTGCCCATACCGCATGCGAGGTCTTCGTCACGCTCGACCGCAATCTTGAGTTTCAGCAACACATCAAGGTGTTGCCTTTCGGCGTTGTCGTCGTGCGCTCCGTCTCCAACCGCATGGCGCATCTTGTTCCGCACATTGGCAGCATCCTTGAAGCGGTATCCCGAGTGGCTCCAGGCACTGTCGAGAAAGCCGGCGCATGA
- a CDS encoding RNA polymerase subunit sigma-70, with amino-acid sequence MSTGNSFTTLMQAAQAGDAGAEARLYALVYDELKRIARGQIRRVGGALTVNASTLVHEAYLKFAGGGERQLAGSRHFLNVLAQAMRQILLDIGRRRASEKRGGDQRRTDLSEEIELDGMAIEEALAIDAALRSLRAIDPELAQVVDWHFFAGRSFIEIAATLDLNERTIRRRWEAARAYLASVMQSG; translated from the coding sequence ATGAGCACCGGCAATTCCTTCACCACACTGATGCAGGCAGCGCAGGCCGGCGATGCGGGCGCCGAGGCGCGCCTGTACGCGTTGGTCTACGACGAACTCAAGCGCATCGCGCGCGGACAGATCCGCCGCGTCGGCGGCGCGCTGACGGTAAACGCCAGCACATTGGTGCATGAGGCCTACCTCAAGTTCGCCGGTGGTGGCGAGCGCCAGTTGGCCGGCAGCCGGCATTTCCTCAATGTGTTGGCGCAGGCAATGCGCCAGATCCTGCTCGACATCGGCAGACGCCGCGCCAGCGAGAAGCGCGGCGGCGACCAGCGCCGCACCGACCTCAGCGAGGAGATCGAACTCGACGGCATGGCCATCGAGGAAGCGCTGGCGATCGACGCGGCGCTGCGCAGTTTGCGCGCGATCGACCCCGAACTTGCCCAGGTGGTCGACTGGCACTTCTTCGCCGGCCGCTCGTTCATCGAGATCGCGGCAACGCTGGATCTCAATGAACGCACCATCCGTCGCCGCTGGGAGGCTGCGCGCGCCTACCTAGCGTCGGTGATGCAGTCGGGCTGA
- a CDS encoding serine/threonine protein kinase, with product MRLRPLLEQALDFEDPVARAAFVAGISGEHDDLRSELAALVAAHAQAPAMQSPVAALAQQVVSADEAEACADGGRVGQQVDNYRLLRLLGSGGMGAVYLAERTEGGFRQHVALKLVRSQVQGGSVRLRFAHERQILAQLKHPNIAALLDGGETTDGAAYFTMEYVDGDSITEHCRERGLGVAARLQLLARVGAALAYAHRNLVVHRDIKPNNVLVDREGQVKLLDFGIAKLLLEAPGAGLTQHLAPGPMTPEYAAPEQFRGGHITAATDVYQFGVLMFRLLSGRLPYRADIRDAAAWAHAVTAEEPLRLAQALDTRRTGESTSGQRHERIISSVEPGDYRRLRRALRGDLEAIVRKALAKSADDRYVSMDALVADLEAVSDGRPVSAQRSSALYHLSRFVQRRRWLVGAFSVLLLALAASAGFAIERAQRAQQAAAAATAAADQARREAARARAMQEFIGELFQVDDPGINRGEQLSANVMLENAVRRLASAEFADSEVRADLEMLLGRTYVGIGEMRRAHARFEAALEAMRRAPAATPLQLGQALERSAWTASRTGQSPLVDQRLREARALAIPLDAASFPYHLDLLTTIGMLERDRGASEDAERTLSAALQLARRFEPTTGSDRLVSALIRHGWVLSDLARYAEAEQAIEAARAMAAGLFGDGDLRTVTAVQALGWLHISMGRLDTAAENLETARIRIKALVGERSMRYAGNAHNRGLLYAARGDHRSALAAFRESAEIAAEVAGPESPERGWALTNVGWTEARLGEYAAALQTFTVNEQVWRATVPPESPLWPAHHYSMARALFGLRDLKQAGTRIERSVTRYRQLGDGERFGLVRSLLLQAAILSANGDRAAPLIAAEAAVLRAALPEQAAALREIDADIARIGTYSKPSRKN from the coding sequence GTGCGTCTGCGCCCCTTGCTGGAACAGGCATTGGACTTCGAGGACCCGGTTGCGCGGGCAGCCTTTGTCGCTGGTATCAGCGGTGAGCACGACGATTTGCGCAGCGAACTCGCGGCGCTGGTGGCCGCGCATGCGCAAGCGCCGGCAATGCAATCGCCGGTGGCCGCGCTGGCGCAGCAGGTAGTCTCTGCGGATGAGGCCGAGGCGTGCGCCGATGGCGGACGCGTCGGCCAGCAGGTCGACAATTACCGTTTGCTGCGTCTGCTCGGTTCCGGCGGCATGGGTGCGGTGTACCTCGCCGAGCGCACCGAAGGTGGCTTCCGCCAGCATGTGGCACTGAAGCTGGTGCGCAGCCAAGTACAAGGCGGCAGCGTGCGACTGCGTTTCGCGCATGAGCGTCAGATCCTGGCGCAGCTCAAGCACCCAAACATCGCAGCACTGCTCGACGGCGGTGAGACTACCGACGGCGCGGCGTACTTCACCATGGAGTACGTCGATGGTGATTCGATCACCGAACATTGCCGCGAGCGCGGCCTCGGCGTCGCCGCACGTCTGCAATTGCTGGCGCGAGTCGGCGCCGCGCTTGCCTACGCCCACCGCAATCTGGTGGTGCATCGCGATATCAAGCCGAACAACGTGCTCGTTGATCGCGAGGGCCAGGTGAAGCTGCTCGATTTTGGCATCGCCAAGCTGCTGCTGGAGGCGCCCGGGGCCGGTCTCACACAGCATCTCGCGCCTGGGCCGATGACACCCGAGTACGCCGCACCCGAGCAATTCCGCGGTGGCCACATCACCGCCGCCACCGATGTCTACCAGTTCGGCGTGCTGATGTTCCGCCTGCTCAGCGGCCGACTGCCGTACCGCGCCGACATCCGCGATGCCGCCGCCTGGGCGCACGCGGTGACTGCCGAAGAACCGCTGCGGCTGGCGCAGGCACTGGACACCCGTCGTACCGGCGAGAGCACCAGTGGTCAACGCCACGAGCGCATCATCAGTTCGGTGGAGCCTGGCGACTATCGGCGCTTGCGACGCGCGTTGCGCGGCGACCTCGAGGCGATCGTGCGCAAGGCGCTGGCGAAATCGGCGGACGACCGCTATGTGTCGATGGATGCGCTGGTCGCGGACCTCGAAGCGGTGTCCGACGGCCGTCCGGTCAGCGCGCAGCGGTCGAGCGCCCTCTACCACCTCAGTCGCTTCGTGCAGCGCCGGCGCTGGCTGGTCGGCGCTTTCAGCGTGCTGCTGCTGGCGCTCGCCGCCAGCGCCGGCTTCGCCATCGAGCGCGCCCAGCGTGCGCAGCAGGCCGCAGCAGCGGCGACCGCCGCGGCCGACCAGGCGCGACGCGAAGCGGCGCGCGCGCGCGCCATGCAGGAGTTCATCGGCGAACTGTTCCAGGTGGACGACCCCGGCATCAACCGGGGTGAGCAACTGAGCGCGAACGTGATGCTGGAGAACGCCGTGCGGCGCCTCGCCAGCGCCGAGTTCGCCGACTCCGAGGTGCGCGCCGACCTCGAGATGCTCCTCGGACGCACTTATGTCGGAATCGGCGAAATGCGCCGCGCGCACGCGCGCTTCGAGGCCGCGCTGGAAGCAATGCGCCGAGCACCCGCCGCCACGCCCCTGCAATTGGGACAGGCACTGGAGCGCAGCGCGTGGACCGCATCGCGCACCGGACAGTCGCCATTGGTCGACCAACGCCTACGCGAGGCACGCGCGTTGGCGATCCCGCTGGACGCGGCGAGTTTTCCTTATCACCTCGATCTGCTGACCACCATTGGCATGCTGGAGCGCGACCGCGGCGCCAGCGAGGACGCCGAGCGCACGCTGAGCGCAGCGTTGCAACTGGCGCGGCGCTTCGAACCAACGACCGGGAGTGATCGCCTGGTATCGGCACTGATCCGCCACGGCTGGGTGCTCTCCGATCTCGCGCGTTATGCCGAGGCGGAGCAGGCGATCGAGGCAGCGCGCGCGATGGCGGCTGGGCTGTTCGGCGACGGCGATCTGCGCACCGTCACCGCGGTGCAGGCGCTGGGCTGGCTGCATATCTCGATGGGCCGACTTGACACCGCAGCGGAAAACCTGGAGACCGCACGCATACGGATCAAGGCACTGGTCGGCGAGCGCAGCATGCGCTACGCCGGAAACGCGCATAACCGCGGCCTGCTGTACGCGGCGCGCGGCGATCATCGGAGCGCGCTCGCTGCCTTCCGCGAATCTGCGGAGATCGCCGCGGAAGTCGCCGGTCCGGAATCGCCGGAACGCGGATGGGCGCTGACCAATGTCGGCTGGACCGAGGCGCGCCTGGGCGAGTATGCGGCAGCGCTGCAGACCTTCACCGTGAACGAACAGGTCTGGCGCGCCACCGTGCCGCCGGAGAGCCCGCTGTGGCCGGCGCATCACTACTCGATGGCGCGCGCGCTGTTCGGCCTGCGAGACCTGAAACAGGCCGGTACACGCATCGAGCGCTCGGTGACGCGCTATCGCCAACTCGGCGACGGCGAACGCTTCGGTCTGGTGCGCTCGCTGCTGCTGCAGGCGGCGATCCTGAGCGCCAACGGCGACCGCGCGGCGCCGCTGATCGCCGCCGAGGCCGCCGTGTTGCGCGCGGCACTGCCCGAGCAGGCCGCAGCGCTGCGCGAGATCGACGCCGATATCGCGCGGATCGGCACCTACTCGAAGCCATCGCGGAAGAACTGA
- a CDS encoding right-handed parallel beta-helix repeat-containing protein translates to MRLPHSYETARQNRTGVFRSSNTALCCSTNSVRSARLDLTSMSGCPLDRRNFVRESQARHFGTPPTAEFAVNRLSPRPLTDACHSHSRAPIASLMLGTAAVLAGSVLPGNATAAVYCVETPSQLRIALAATEGNGIDDAIRLTSANFSAQGSAFHAFVAAGESLTIEGGWQNVFGPCGLITNDAGLTELGGNGLSQVLAIEGSSGSGNISVRNLTIRKGYRTASSALAAGLSINALPAHTGDISVERVRFISNLSNDQGAGLYVFGRSDVSVRNSVFFGNASTAYATALSLYAAQTIHFTNNTVSGNLAGEPGSSEAAAHFGAPNSGNIYLSNNIFHANTTSGQSDLHADLTDTLIANDIESMAGTPSPLSIGNISVDPGFIGGGNLRLQDNSPLIDFGVNAAIGGVGTVDIAGYPRINGIIDLGAYESASPLLYDGFE, encoded by the coding sequence GTGCGCTTGCCCCACTCTTACGAGACCGCACGCCAAAACCGGACAGGGGTTTTCCGAAGCTCCAATACGGCACTTTGTTGCTCCACCAACTCGGTTCGGAGCGCGAGGCTCGACCTGACGTCGATGTCGGGTTGTCCGCTCGATCGGAGAAACTTCGTAAGAGAAAGTCAGGCACGTCATTTCGGCACGCCACCGACCGCGGAGTTCGCCGTGAATCGTCTTTCCCCTCGCCCTCTCACGGATGCTTGCCATTCCCACTCCCGAGCCCCCATTGCGAGCCTGATGCTGGGCACGGCGGCCGTGCTGGCGGGCTCAGTGCTACCCGGCAACGCAACGGCAGCCGTCTACTGCGTCGAAACCCCCAGCCAATTGCGCATTGCGCTGGCCGCTACCGAGGGCAATGGCATTGACGACGCCATCCGCCTGACGAGCGCCAACTTCAGCGCCCAGGGGTCAGCCTTCCATGCCTTTGTCGCTGCCGGCGAAAGCCTGACCATCGAAGGCGGCTGGCAGAATGTATTCGGCCCCTGCGGCTTGATCACCAACGACGCCGGCCTGACCGAGCTCGGTGGCAACGGACTGAGCCAGGTGTTGGCCATCGAGGGCAGCAGCGGCAGTGGCAATATCAGCGTACGCAACCTCACCATCCGCAAGGGTTACCGCACGGCCTCGTCGGCTCTGGCAGCGGGTTTGAGCATCAATGCACTGCCGGCGCACACCGGGGACATCAGTGTCGAGCGCGTACGCTTCATTTCCAACCTGTCGAATGATCAGGGCGCAGGGCTCTACGTCTTTGGCAGATCCGACGTCAGCGTGCGCAACTCGGTGTTCTTCGGCAACGCGTCGACTGCCTACGCTACGGCGCTGTCGCTATACGCTGCTCAAACCATCCACTTCACCAACAACACGGTGAGCGGCAATCTCGCCGGCGAACCTGGAAGTTCGGAGGCAGCAGCCCATTTTGGTGCGCCCAACAGCGGCAACATTTACCTCAGCAACAACATCTTCCACGCCAACACCACCAGCGGACAAAGCGATCTGCATGCCGATCTTACGGACACCCTGATCGCCAACGACATCGAGTCCATGGCGGGCACGCCCTCGCCGCTCAGCATCGGCAATATCAGCGTCGACCCGGGCTTCATCGGCGGCGGCAACTTGCGCCTGCAGGACAATTCGCCGCTGATCGACTTCGGAGTCAACGCCGCGATCGGTGGCGTCGGAACCGTGGACATCGCCGGCTATCCGCGCATCAACGGCATCATCGACCTCGGCGCCTACGAATCGGCATCCCCGCTGCTGTACGACGGCTTCGAGTGA
- a CDS encoding SUF system Fe-S cluster assembly regulator has translation MLRVSKLTDYATVLMAALADDPDTVASASELAERAGIELPTVSKLLKQLATAGLVESRRGVNGGYRLAHAADAISVLDIVTAIEGPIGMTECSLHEGSCDHETHCLIQHNWRRISSAIGDALGGVTLTELRAPATARTARGKAVPIRVTMA, from the coding sequence ATGCTGCGCGTTTCAAAACTCACCGACTACGCCACCGTGCTGATGGCAGCGCTCGCCGACGATCCGGACACGGTCGCCAGTGCCAGCGAGCTGGCCGAGCGCGCCGGCATCGAGTTGCCGACGGTGAGCAAGCTGCTCAAGCAGCTGGCGACGGCGGGACTGGTCGAGTCGCGCCGCGGCGTCAACGGCGGATACCGGCTGGCGCATGCCGCGGACGCCATCTCCGTGCTCGACATCGTGACCGCGATCGAGGGGCCTATCGGCATGACCGAATGCAGCCTGCACGAAGGCAGTTGCGACCACGAGACGCATTGCCTGATCCAGCACAACTGGCGGCGCATCAGCAGCGCCATTGGCGACGCCCTCGGTGGCGTCACCCTGACCGAGCTGCGCGCACCCGCCACCGCCAGGACCGCGCGCGGCAAGGCCGTGCCGATCCGCGTAACGATGGCCTGA